The DNA segment cttctcatcaaaatattaagataaataatatatttataagaataaatcatAATTCATTAAGTACTCCTCTTACTAGATTCTTAATCTAAATCCTAATTTTAATCCACCAAGGAGATTTGAATATTCTAATAAGCACTCCTCCAAATAATTTGAATCTAATTAGGGTTtctaaaatacttatcaattctaGTAAATAGACTAATATTTTTTTGGCTTTGTTAATTGAGAGGATATAATATAATAGACATGTAAGATTACCCGAATCATGAGTGAGGTCCACCAAAAGAAGATAAGTGTACCGGTGGATGAGAGCTTCATATAATATTCACAGGATGACTTCATCCCCTTTCTTTTGGATTCAATTTGTGTTAATAATGGAGGAGATATGATTAAAAATAAGTTGGAAGCATGTTGACCATGCAAGTAATGTGGGCAGGACCCTTAAAATAAGCCCTTTGTATTCCAAGTGACATTACCTACTCCATTGAAAAGTTAATGATGCTTGGATGGATTTGACTTAAAGTCATGTGAAAGGTATCCTACGAACATACTTAATGGAGCCAAGCCCTAGAAATTAAGCCTACACCATAGTATTCAATGGAATTGTAGCCAATTCCATCATCTCCATTATCCAATTCTAGTCTCTAGTCTTTAGCTTAGTTAATTGAGGAGGGCAAAAGAATGGAGGTCAGAGTTAAGAGTCTAGAAGACCAGTGTTGCAGATGGATGTGATGCTCCAATGGGAGGATTACAGGTTTCTGAGGTGAGATGAATGTATCAGCAAATGGTTTTTGATACACTAAGGGTCTTTGGATTCTGAAACCATTTGTGATAATATTTATGTCTGCTTCATTAAGTGAGGTGAGTTGTGTGAAGCTATGCAACATTATAAAACCATGGTCAGAACAAACAAACATATTCCATCAACATCAGCCCAAACCACTTCCAGTTTTGGAGCATCTTATTGACAGTTTATTGTTGTTTAAGGAAACAGCTCATGGAATTCTAAGTATCCaacatgaagagagagagagagagagagagagagagagagagagagagagagagagagtgcaaaTAAATAATTTTACTGTCATGTCAAGGCTCATCCTCTGCATATGTAAGAAGAATTTGTCATCATGCACGCTAAATTGAAGACATGCATATGGTTTTGGTCTGTGACAATGTGTTCGAAACTATATTGTTAATTCAGGATTAATGAGCCTACATTTAATTATTGGGATTTGGGTACCTAATGGCTATTTCAACCCAACTTGGTCTACGATTCCAAGCCTCGAGTCTAAGTTGGCCAGCCCAATATTTTGAACGAATTGCAGTATGGTCCAGTCCGATGCGCgaagatctttaatcaaaattccATAGAGCAGCCCTCCAACCAACACTTCTACGATGGTGTTCAAATCGATTTTCGATTCCTTTTGGTTAACATAAGTTTAGATTTATGTAATCGAACTAATTCAAGATCGATTAACTAGTTaatcaatttattatatatatatatatttataattaatgcTGAACCAATGAGTAGCTCTGAAGTCGACTTCTGCGACCCACAAATGGTGCATCCAAGATCTTATTTATTCTTCAGGTGGATAGCGTCATGCGCTCCGAGACCATAAACGTTGGCATACATTTCCAAGCGACCTTTCATGGAACGTGGGCCTTCCAAATGTGCATCTGGATAAGGAGGAAAACATGCATCCCATGATATTTGTGTCCCACCTGTTTGCTACTTGTCCATCAAACTGTTCATTCCTTCGATGACTGGTGCGGAATCAACCAGCACAGCTGCATTTAAGCCTGCCTTCTCTCCTTGCTCGTTTAATTGCTTTTCTCCTTCCCATAGTTTCTGATTCAAATGGAACAGCAGCGTTCAGATCATGAGATGAATCTTACGCCCTCGCATGAGGTCATTGTTTTACTTGCAATTACAGCATTTCAAGAGTTGTTCGATCGATAGTTTAACATCTGCATTTGGTTTTCAGGATTCATCTTTAGGGGCAAAGGAACTACCGTTTGCAGTGCTGTTGGTTAGCAGATTGAAAGAGAAAACGAGAGATGCCGAGATCGAGACGGCTCAGTTGTCGAATGATCTCCAGATGGCCAGAGGTGAAGCTAAAGAACTCTCTCTCAAGATCGAGGAATCTAATGCCAAAGCAATGGTCCATAAGTTGAAGCTTCAAAATCTGCTGGGGGACACCAAAAGAATCCTCCACGAAGCAAATCACAGTCACTACGCACAAGTGTTGACAGAATTGGAGGACGTCACGAAACAATCAAGGAAACTCCAACTTGAAATTTCTTCTGCTTTAGACACGAAAGCCAGCGCAGAGAGGGAAGTCGAAGACTCCTCCACGAAGTCGAGGTTGTATGTGAGCTATATCGACGAGATAAAGGAGGAGATAGCGATAGCCACCGTCGAGGAAGCATTGATTAGCCTGGCTGGAATTGAAGCCGACAGAGAGCTCAAAGAAGTCGAAGACCGACGTGAAGCAGAAGTCGATCGCTTTCGTAAAAGCATGGAAAAGACTAAGAGCACAATCAATGATCTCCATCAAGATGTCAACTATGCCGGGAAGCTGCAGAAGAAGCTGGCTGTGACTGCTTCAGATGTCAATGTCTTGCAGAATGAGATAGAGCTCATTAGAGCCATGGACAAGAACTGTCATCACGATTCCTCTGCGAACAGTTCTTCTTCACTACAATCTACTGATGCCGAACTAGAGACGGCAAAGAGAGAATTACTGAGCCTTAAACAAGGAGGCTTTCAGCTCATGGCTGAAATGGATGCTGTGAGGGACGTACTACAACAAGTAGCTTATGAGAAGGAGCATTCAAGCAACTTGAAGAAGAGAACGGACTCCAGTCTGGCGCATCTCAATCATAAGCTCAACAAAGCCATGTCCAAGTTGGAAATTGCCTCATTGGCCGAGAAGAGAACTCAAGCCGTAGTCTCCAACATCTCGGCGGCATTGCAACAAATGCAGACAGATATAGGTGCAGCCAAAACGGAAACACAGCGACTCACCGAGGAGATTGTAGCTGTAAGGATGGAGATTGTGAAGACCAAGGACCACAGTGTCTTGATGGAGGAGAGACTTGAGGCTGCAACGGATGAGCTCAAAGCAGCGAAAGCATCAGAAGCAGTGGCGCTCGAAAAACTGAGAACAGTCACTGAAAGCGCCATGAGTGACCGAGCAATGATCTCAGCTTTGTATGGTTCCACTGTGACCATTTCCAAGCACGAGCAGGCGGCAGAAGCATCGGGAGATGATGGGAAAAAGCTTTGCAGAGCAAAGAAAGGAAATGTTTATAGGAAGGCAGTCCAGGATAGAGAACCAGAGAAGAAAATTATGCAGGCCATCAGATCGAAGCATGCAGCAGCAGTGGCAAGGAGATCTCTCACTGTAAGTGGTGTCCAAGGTGCAGCAAGGAGGGCGAAGGTTAGAGGGCCATCGGTTTCATCAGGAAGGCAGCAGCCCAGCGTCGTGTCTTCAACCTTATGCTTAGCGcccaggaggaggaagacgatCTTGCTTAACCTAGTGAGATTTCTCAGAGGAAGCAAGTAGGTCATGAGAGCAAAGCCAAGGACGAGTGTGTTGCGGTAGAAGATACGGCTGGTGCCTTGCTGCAGAAAGCTGATAATTATCGTGATCTGTAAATTTTAACTACAGATAAATGAATGATGTATTATATCATATGACATGTTTTTGGCCTTTCTAGTGAAGCAGGACATTATTGCTCATATACAACTAGTTAGTTTGTGGCTTCTGTAATATTAGTAATCCAATGAAAGAACGAGGTTTCTTTCCAATCGTATGAGTAATTCGAGTCTAAGTGAGTCCTCGATCTCAAGCTCGTATGAGCCCCCTTGGGATGTGATTTTGGGTGGAACAATGATTCAGACTCGAGAACTTGATGTTTCCTACAAAACTCAAGTTACTATTTATTTGCTTGAGGTACGAGTTAAGACCCTACATAATCGAAAAGGTCCAAGTCAGTGAGACCATATTTCTCtattttgcttcttcttcttcttcttcttctatttttctttcAAAAATTAGATTGTCTATGAAACTTTTTACTTTTCGAAGTATTATAGTACTAATTTGTAACTGGTTACTTAACTTTATATGATATTTCGAATGGAGTGGGCCTTACCAAGTATTCTTCTTTGTTCTATTGCTTGTTGTTCTCTAAACAAAGAAAATTGAGGGAGCCTGACTcctttgaaaaaatatattataaaaataaaatttctttttctaaatGTCTTCACACCTTCCAAAGTCCTAACTACAATATCACATCATTTAGCtcactttctctctttttttttttttagcatgaAAGCATTAAAAAGAATTATTTTAGAATATCTTACTTCAAGAATCTTTTATAGTTGATTAGAATCCATATATGAATTTTGATTGATAGGAAAACGTTTAATTGTATATCGAGATCACTCGAAACCACTATTGTAGTTTACAATCGACATGCCTATTAAAATTGCCATCattcattaagaaaaaaaaaatggatatTGGTGCAAAGCACCCATCATTTCATTCCAAAAGTTATGAAATGTACAACAACAGGGATACAAATTGAAACTTTTTTCATTCCATCCTCTTTCTCTTGTGCCATTGATCTCATTATGACTGGCTTTACATTATCAAGTAGACCTCTCAATACATTGGTTGCAAGATATGAATGTACAGAAACAAGAACCAATCCTCAAAAACATACCAACAAGCAGTTTTATAGTAGACAATGCATCACTACAAACATAATCATTTTGTTGTTACTTCAACAAAGATATATATAGCTTCCAAAAGGTGGCTAGGATAAAAGTTGTATCAAGATTTCATGCTTCAGAGAATCAAGGTTGATAAGTATCTTACGAAATGGTAATTAGATTCAAGCTACATGGAGGATTAGAAATacgataaaattaaaataaaaaatatatatcagcaaattaaaatttattaatataaaatatattatatatcttaaggTTTTGATGAGAGAAAATACTTTGGGTGTTCCTATGATTTTGTTTTTAGATATAGAAAGGATTGAGAAAGTAGTTTTTTAAATTTGTATAAAAGAGGATATATAAGATAATCATTACTTGAGTCTACGTTAAATAAATTAAGAGAAATATtctttatatttaattttcttgtatAGTATACAAGATatttcatgacttaaattggatCTTCTGACTTATACTATCGAActaattatatttcttatttgacATACCTATGACATCTAACATAatccttttgttgattttcttatttatatttttatattaatctttgaattttcttttagtttCTAAATATTCTGTCTCATAACATATTCATTTCATTTTATTGGACTAACTTGAAGTGTCATGGGAGCAGAGAATAAAGTTGGGTAGGCAAGTCATATTTGCTAGTCGGTTAGGTCATGAGAGGACACAAAAGAAAAAGTATATGATGCGGAGGGAGGTGAGTCAACAGTCCATTGTGCTGCTTTGACTTGTTATTCCACACATTTATTGTTATATTCTTCTGCTGTTCAATCTTCTTCTCAATGATGCCTGTGATTGCGCAGATATGACCAACCTTAACACCCTAATTTAGTCAATCATTTCTGAATCTTTCCAAAAAAAGAGTTGACTTGCATACACCATATTGACATTTATTGTTATACTCTTCTGCTGTTCAATCTTCTTCTCAATGATGCCTGTGATTGCGCTGATATGACCATTTCTGAATCTTTCCAAAAAAAAGTTGACTTGCATGCACCATATTGACATTTATTGTTATTACTCTTCTGCTGTTCAATCTTCTTCTCAACGATGCCTGTGATTGCGCAGATTTGACCAACCTTAACACCCTCATTTAGTCAATCATTTCTGAATCTTTcccgaataaaaaaaaaaacaaacttgCATACACCAAATTGACGATGCAAAAACTGCTGAAGACTTACTCAACCCAACACTGGCAATGATGATGAGAAGCAAAGCAAGTCTCACCGAATAaaaattcctttatttttttagttAATTTATCTAACAAAATTTTACTAATCGATTTTTATGGGTTATTACTCTTCATTGAGAAACTATCGaagaatatttattttcattaattgatgactttttctaaaaatattattaattttagtttttttttcctaCAGTCCCTGATTTGAAAATTGCTCAAAACAATATCCCTTGGCGAGTTATTTTATTCATTTAGCCGTGGACATCTAAGCTATTAATTTTTGGCCCAAAACAATGGGTATTAGACCGCTGGTTCAATAAAGCTAGAGATGGTACACTGCTAGTAtaacattttaactttatgatatAGTGTACAATAAGCTGCTTGTCATGGTCTGGGTGGTGACCTTGATGAAAAGCAAAAAGCTTCtcctttttcacttttttttcttattcatcTACTAATTCTCTTTTCCCTTCTTCCGTTGGTAACTACTGTTCTTCTTGTCCATCTCTtcttgtttttttctttcttcttaaataaaaataaataaaaaaatcatgtaaGTAGATtaatatctttaaaaaatatttatttcatgcTATACTTTTATGGAAGCCAATGtgttataaataattatattataatattattaaatctcgaattttgatgataatagtTTGTGATTTAATCAATTTTCGAGAAAAGTAATATTAGACTATCTTTTATCATTAAAAAGATAGGAGAATCGGATATTGAGTCGAAGTCAGAGATCGAGCATTGAGCCGGAAGAATCAGATATTACGCCAATATTAAATGTTATGAGAGTCAACATGCCAAATGGTCGGGCAATACGTTGAAGGAAAGTACGATGTGTTGAAagttcgaatgaaccaatgacatgctggacaacataaaATTCTTATATTGTAATTGTTTATCTTGATCGTTATAGTTTagatctaattgagttagttttgggtataaCTATATTAAGTCAATTAAATAGCCCATTAGGTTTGAATCGGGATTGATTTGGGCCCAACGAGAGGCTAATTCAATGATCCTCAATTGGGTCAAGTAGTGGCACCACCAgaccaggtggtggaaccgcctataAGTTGGAACGTATAAAGTGTATATTTTCCAAAAGACCTAACGGTGATATCGctagtgccaagcggtggtaccacccagactgacgaTGGTACTATCCAGACTGGCAGCATACCGCCAATACACAATCTCCCATGTTATCAAATGGTAGTATCACTAGTGATTAATGCtgtaggtagtggtatcgcccaacactaACGATAGTACTGTTAGGACTCCGAAAACCCAAGGATGAgacttttttgttttatttttgaagtcatttggggcctataaataccccactcatttttGCTTAAGTTAGAAAGAAAAGTGAATGAAAAGGCTTATGATTCTAAGTTATAAACACTTAAAAAGTGTTAAGTGTTCCCCTCCTCTTTAAAGATTAAAACTCATTCTAAGCGAGGTGAGAGAtttataaaggttctcttctaaacctatgaaaaagagaaagagttgtaaagagggtagttggtcttcgcccatttaaagaagatcgttagtgaatgccaatagcctcgatagaagaggaatcaagagtgaacgtaagtcacgatgaccgaaccactataaattcgataTGCATTTCCTTTTCGCTCTtcattgctattactttctaatttaattgcttattacacttaCTTTAAGTTAAGCAcattttttatatcaattttcatcgaacgaaaattttaaaatcataattttatgaaagcactaattcaccccctacttatggtcctaacaattggtatcaaagccaagtttctctcgcttggtttaacacccaagagagattaaatggaCTTTGCTAGCAATCAAGATGTTCACTCTATCACTCATTTATATATGTTCAATGGAATGAACTATACGTATCGGAAAAcatgaatgagaatttttttgatttctatgaactttgatttatggaatattatcaaatgtaatttttaaaaatcctctagaccaatgaatgaatagaatgatctagaaaaaaaatcatttttttaatactaaagttatgaataatttttttatgttttatataaaaatgagtttaattatatttctatatgcgaaactgccTTATTTGACACACATTCGAAGTTATatacgaaggcacaaatagagttaaaaagtctaaaataaatcttttagtgcatagttataaattattttgaatgaagccaagtgaaaccattggcgacatgcacacccattttacggatgatgTCAATGAtttgaaagctcttagtaaatattttataaatcttgaacttattaataaaattttatgatcttttcaaaaaaattgggatccaaaagtaactattATTCAAGAACCAAATGACTTAAGCTATTTTCCTCTTGAAAAATTCatggggtcattaatgacctatgaaattacttgcaaggcacatgataaacataataccatccttccaaagaatgaaaaggatatgatacttagaacccAAGAAAACAACTCGAGTGGatgctcaagtgataatgatgacttagcactcatcataagaaaatttaaaaaaattataaataaaataaaataaatcttgtaaaataagatactaagaacaaAGACAAACTCAAAAAGAACATAATCATATGCTATAAATATAAAAAGTTaggacacttcaaaagtgaatgtccacaattgaagaagaagatgctagTATAAAAGAAGATGAAATCACCTAAGATGACTTTGGATGAATCAAATACatcagatgaggagcaaaccaataaagataaagtaataaaatacgcTTTAATGACTCTGAATGACAAGGTATGTGACTCAACTGAAACCCATTTATCTTACGATAAATTActcaatatttttcatgatttatatgatggttttaaattagtttatgagaaatataaattactaaaaaagattATACTTCTCTTTTTAgtaaacttaaaaaattaaaaaataagtatgataattacatgttaaccTCTTGTACTAATGTAAAGCATTGGACTTAGTCAAAAAGTAAAATATGGTATTACAAAaaactttagaaaaaaattaaaactggaaataaataattaaacatgatccttgctaacaaaggtcatgtacgtaaaaaaaaaaaaaaaggaattgacTTTATAAGGAAAATATGGTATTTTCCTCTTGTACTAAATGTTAACCTCTTATACTAAATGTAAAGAGTTAGACTTAGTCAAAAAGGAAAATATGATATTAcaataaactttagaaaaatttaaaattagaaacaaataattaaacatgatccttgctaataaaggtcatgtaaattataaaaaaaaaggaattgaCTTGATGAgttgtaacactcaacaaaagctagttatatttattaaaatacccatattacatgttttccccaaaattaaatataatttttatggtagaggtggtcattatgcttataaatattcatttaaaaaatatagctcacacaaattagtttgggttcctaaagaaaccataaatAACTAAATGCTAATagtcaagataggtagatcttttcatgagggacccaaaattaaatgggtacataaaagaCACTTtcatttcttatagatatgtctataataaaaaaaactaggagcaagaaattatatcttgatagtggatgctcaaggcacatgattgaAGATCAATAcatttctctaagcttactagccaagacgaatgatatgtcacattcggagtcaacaacaaagaaaaaattattgacaaaagaaatataggtaataaatcaaacctcttaattgaagacattttattagtagatggtttaaaatataacttactaagcattagtcaattatgtgataaagaatataatattaaatttgaactAATAATGTATATGAAACTtatcacacaaaaatatatctatgattaccttaaggactaataatgtgcatattattgatcttgatgatttttgcgatgaaacttattttttgattttaaatgataatgtatggctttggcatatgagattaggtcatgtaagtatgaaactaatttcacaaattataactaaagaacttgtaagagatatacctagaattaaatttatcaaagataaagtttgtgatgcataccaactaggtaaacaaataaagaggagCTTTAAGTATAAAGATCAAGTATCTCTAAACTACTATAATTAAttcatatagatttatttggaccaattgatatcacaagtctaggaggtagtaaatacacttttgttattgttgatgattatagtaaatatacttggacatatttcttagcaaataaaaataattattttaaatattttttaaaattttataaacaagtttaaaatgaaaagggttttatgatttcttctattcgaAGTTATCATGTTGGTGAATTTAAAAACTATGATTTTcaagatttttatgatttaaatgagtataaccataatttctctactctaagaaactcataataaaatagagttattgagagaaaaaaataaaagtttaCAAGAAATTGTaagaatcatgcttaatgaacatagcctacctgaatatttttgggccgaaaccattaacatgacatgctatgtcatgaatagggttctcgtaAGACCACTACTATtttaaactccttatgaattgtggacccaacatttcatattttaaaaattttaattataaatattttattttaaataaaaagtataccttaggaaaatttgatgtaaaatccgatgatggtatttttcttgaatatttcactatttctaaagcttttcgagtatttaataaaagaaccttggttatCAATGAATTTATctatattattttcaatgagttttttaaatttaagaaaaatgatcttaatgatgattttgattttgatactttgaatttaaatgaaaattcttctctcccaagaaacttggatgcatctacttccaaagaatctttacccaaggaatggatatatgtagatgctcattttaaggagctaaccattcgagatacatcaaaaggtgttcaaactcattcttcatttaaaaatttttatagtAATGTTACATTTTTATcagaaattgaacctaaatgcattgatgatgctataaaagatgattcatgggtttttgcaatacacgaataactaaataaatttgagaaaaataagaTGTGgatgcttattcctagacctagtgaccataatataattgacactaaatgagtctttaggaataagcaagataaacttggtatcatggttcaAAATAAggatagattagtagccaaatgtttcaatcaagaagaaggtatcgactatgaagaaaccttcgctcctgtgacaagacttgaagccataaagaTACTTCTTGCCTATGCATATTGTAATAattataagttatttcaaatggaagttaaaagtatttttcttaattattttattttcgaagaagtttatattgaacaaccacccggatttgagaatgctcattttttaaatcatatttttaaattatctaaggctctatatggattgaaacaagccccaagggcttagtataagAGGCTTAGTTaatttcttattaagaataactttttaaaatataaggtcgataccatattatttattaaatattttaaaaataattttttattctttaaatttatgttgatgatattatttttaattctagaaataaatctaaaaatatgagccaagaatttaaaatgagtttaatgggtgaattgatatttttcatAGGATTACAAAGTAAATAACTAAGTGATGAAATTTTTGTTAATCAAACTAAGTGTGCTTTGGttctattaaaacgatttaatatggatagtattAAGGCTATTAACACACTAATGAGCACTTctataaaattaaatatgaaccatgatggagaatgttttgataaaaaaatttataggggtatgataggtagcttACTATACCTCACAATAACGAGACTAGATATTATATTTAGTtttggactttgtgctagatttcaatctaatcccaaacaATCTTACTTTAAAGTAATTAAAAAGAActtctaatataggattatggtatccaaaatctaaaaattttgaattgattgcttatgccaATGTTGATTTTACCGGATGTAAAATAGATAGAAGAAACACATTTGGAATATGTCAACTCCTAGgtcatacacttgtttcttggtcttccaagaaataaaattctattCCTTTATCTATAGTTGAGGCTGAATATTTTAGCCGTAGGTATATGCTCTGCACTAATttatttagataaaaaatattttagaagactatggactttacttgaaaaatatttatataaaatgtgataacactagtgcaatatatttaataaagaatctcattcaatattctaaaactaaacacattgatattagacatcattttattagagatcatgttaataatcatgatatatcattagaaaagaattaggcatgttaaaccttccgaatacatgaattcttctaacatatttttcggATCATTATCCTGATTTCTCGGTtttcatgacttgagttttctttttgactcaagatcatttcctatcattccttcttgctatttacaaagAAGAGGTTTATCAAAAATGATTTATGATCTTTTGGTATTCTgacttgatctttctttttttttgtaatgattgaaatattaatataaatttttccaCCATTGGATccttccctttttctttctttttttttaatgacaaaggggagaaagataaTTACTAGCATgcccatctcaagagaagcaaaagtg comes from the Musa acuminata AAA Group cultivar baxijiao chromosome BXJ2-8, Cavendish_Baxijiao_AAA, whole genome shotgun sequence genome and includes:
- the LOC135618204 gene encoding protein PLASTID MOVEMENT IMPAIRED 2-like encodes the protein MEQQRSDHEMNLTPSHEDSSLGAKELPFAVLLVSRLKEKTRDAEIETAQLSNDLQMARGEAKELSLKIEESNAKAMVHKLKLQNLLGDTKRILHEANHSHYAQVLTELEDVTKQSRKLQLEISSALDTKASAEREVEDSSTKSRLYVSYIDEIKEEIAIATVEEALISLAGIEADRELKEVEDRREAEVDRFRKSMEKTKSTINDLHQDVNYAGKLQKKLAVTASDVNVLQNEIELIRAMDKNCHHDSSANSSSSLQSTDAELETAKRELLSLKQGGFQLMAEMDAVRDVLQQVAYEKEHSSNLKKRTDSSLAHLNHKLNKAMSKLEIASLAEKRTQAVVSNISAALQQMQTDIGAAKTETQRLTEEIVAVRMEIVKTKDHSVLMEERLEAATDELKAAKASEAVALEKLRTVTESAMSDRAMISALYGSTVTISKHEQAAEASGDDGKKLCRAKKGNVYRKAVQDREPEKKIMQAIRSKHAAAVARRSLTVSGVQGAARRAKVRGPSVSSGRQQPSVVSSTLCLAPRRRKTILLNLVRFLRGSK